A stretch of Agelaius phoeniceus isolate bAgePho1 chromosome 37, bAgePho1.hap1, whole genome shotgun sequence DNA encodes these proteins:
- the ZNF668 gene encoding zinc finger protein 668 isoform X2 — translation MSCPATPNDVITSAGDVTAHLGPSRDAPGDVIAPSSPAHSSPGDAAAAHLEPSHDTPGGAPNLPGHAPGSLGDVTDPSSSAHNSPGANPGSPGDVTDPSNPSHRSPGDVTVPLTTPGANPDSPGDVTAPSNPPGPAPGTPGDVTTPSSPAHSSPGAASNPPGDVTAPSNPTQATPGDITASPGPAPAVAGPSPRAAPPFPCPSCPRSFPSPARLAVHLRSHTGERPLTCPQCPKAFADPSVFRKHLRGHAGLRPHTCGTCPKAYAERKDLRNHLRAHTGERPYLCAECGKSFGRSSSLSCHQRIHAAAKPFPCRTCGKAFTQLSSYQSHQRVHTGERPYLCPQCGRTFGDPSSFRRHQRAHQGVKPYGCGDCGKAFRQPADLAVHRRTHTGERPWRCGDCGKAFVASWDLKRHRLTHSAERPWRCGDCGKGFGERAALGKHRRTHSGERPFACGRCGKGFGGVSGLRKHERTHGREEGGGGEGGNMADGNMAGVGGSNMADGNMAGVGGSNMADGNMVGVGGSNMADGNMAGVGGNNMAASTNMANANMAAIEKNNMADTNMAAIEKNDMADTNMAAIEKNNMADTNMAAVGGSNMAVGTNMAAIEKNNMAAGNNMAAIGGNNMAAIGKNNMAAGNNMADANMAAIEKNNMADSKMAAIGGNAVAIGGNNMAASNMADANMAATGENKMAAILEDKMADAIMSATNMAAMLENKMAETNMAAGNNMAAESKMASGPRPFSCPLCGRSFASGAGLRRHQRRHSPAPSSTV, via the exons ATGTCCTGCCCGGCCACGCCCAATGATGTCATCACTTCCGCTGGTGATGTCACTGCCCACCTGGGGCCTTCCCGTGATGCAC CCGGTGACGTCATCGCCCCCTCAAGCCCCGCCCACAGCTCACCTGGCGACGCCGCCGCCGCTCACCTGGAGCCTTCCCATGATACACCTGGAGGAGCCCCCAACCTCCCTGGCCACGCCCCTGGCTCACTTGGTGACGTCACCGACCCCTCAAGCTCCGCCCACAACTCCCCTGGAGCCAATCCTGGCTCACCTGGTGACGTCACCGACCCCTCAAACCCCTCCCACCGCTCAC CTGGTGACGTCACCGTTCCCTTGACCACACCTGGAGCCAATCCGGACTCACCTGGTGACGTCACCGCCCCCTCCAACCCACCTGGCCCCGCCCCTGGCACACCTGGTGACGTCACCACCCCTTCAAGCCCCGCCCACAGCTCACCTGGAGCTGCCTCTAACCCGCCCGGTGACGTCACCGCCCCCTCCAACCCCACCCAGGCCACACCTGGTGACATCACCGCCTcccctggccccgcccccgctGTCGCAGGCCCCTCCccccgggcggccccgcccTTCCCgtgccccagctgcccccgctCGTTCCCCTCCCCCGCCCGGCTGGCCGTGCACCTGCGCTCGCACACAGGTGAGCGCCCCCTCAcctgcccccagtgccccaagGCCTTCGCCGACCCCTCCGTGTTCCGCAAGCACCTGCGGGGCCACGCGGGGCTGCGGCCACACACCTGCGGCACCTGCCCCAAGGCCTACGCCGAGCGCAAGGACCTGCGCAACCACCTGAGGGCGCACACGG GTGAGCGGCCGTACCTGTGCgccgagtgcgggaagagcttcggCCGCTCCTCGTCGCTGTCGtgccaccagcgcatccacgcCGCCGCCAAACCCTTCCCGTGCCGCACCTGCGGCAAGGCCTTCACCCAGCTCTCCTCCTACCAGAGCCACCAGAGGGTGCACACAG GTGAGCGCCCCTACCTGTGCCCCCAGTGCGGCCGCACCTTCGGCGACCCCTCGAGCTTCCGGCGGCACCAGCGGGCGCACCAGGGCGTGAAGCCGTACGGCTGCGGCGACTGCGGCAAGGCCTTCCGGCAGCCGGCCGACCTGGCCGTGCACCGGCGCACCCACACCGGCGAGCGGCCCTGGCGCTGCGGCGACTGCGGCAAGGCCTTCGTGGCCTCCTGGGACCTCAAGCGGCACCGCCTGACGCACTCGGCCGAGCGGCCCTGGCGCTGCGGCGACTGCGGGAAAGGGTTCGGGGAGAGGGCGGCGCTGGGCAAGCACCGCCGGACGCACTCCGGGGAGAGGCCGTTCGCCTGCGGGAGGTGCGGGAAGGGCTTCGGGGGCGTGTCGGGGCTGAGGAAGCATGAGAGGACGcatgggagggaggaggggggTGGAGGTGAGGGGGGCAATATGGCCGACGGCAATATGGCGGGTGTTGGGGGCAGCAATATGGCTGACGGCAATATGGCGGGTGTTGGGGGCAGCAATATGGCCGACGGCAATATGGTGGGTGTTGGGGGCAGCAATATGGCTGACGGTAATATGGCAGGTGTTGGGGGGAACAATATGGCCGCCAGCACCAATATGGCGAATGCCAATATGGCTGCCATTGAGAAAAACAATATGGCTGACACCAATATGGCTGCCATTGAGAAAAACGACATGGCTGACACCAATATGGCTGCCATTGAGAAAAACAATATGGCCGACACCAATATGGCGGCTGTTGGGGGGAGCAATATGGCCGTTGGCACCAATATGGCTGCCATTGAGAAAAACAATATGGCTGCCGGTAACAATATGGCTGCCATTGGGGGAAACAACATGGCTGCCATTGGGAAAAACAATATGGCTGCCGGTAACAATATGGCCGATGCCAATATGGCTGCCATTGAGAAAAACAATATGGCTGACAGCAAAATGGCCGCCATTGGTGGAAATGCAGTTGCCATTGGAGGAAACAATATGGCCGCCTCCAATATGGCCGACGCCAATATGGCCGCCACTGGGGAGAACAAAATGGCCGCAATTCTGGAGGACAAAATGGCCGACGCAATTATGTCCGCCACCAACATGGCCGCCATGTTGGAAAACAAAATGGCCGAAACCAACATGGCCGCCGGAAACAACATGGCTGCCGAATCCAAGATGGCGTCGGGGCCCCGCCCCTTTTCCTGCCCACTCTGTGGGCGGAGCTTTGCCTCGGGGGCGGGGCTAAGGCGGCACCAGCGACGTCACAGCCCTGCCCCCTCCAGCACGGTGTAG
- the ZNF668 gene encoding zinc finger protein 668 isoform X1: MSCPATPNDVITSAGDVTAHLGPSRDAPDDVIAASSTPGDVIAPSSPAHSSPGDAAAAHLEPSHDTPGGAPNLPGHAPGSLGDVTDPSSSAHNSPGANPGSPGDVTDPSNPSHRSPGDVTVPLTTPGANPDSPGDVTAPSNPPGPAPGTPGDVTTPSSPAHSSPGAASNPPGDVTAPSNPTQATPGDITASPGPAPAVAGPSPRAAPPFPCPSCPRSFPSPARLAVHLRSHTGERPLTCPQCPKAFADPSVFRKHLRGHAGLRPHTCGTCPKAYAERKDLRNHLRAHTGERPYLCAECGKSFGRSSSLSCHQRIHAAAKPFPCRTCGKAFTQLSSYQSHQRVHTGERPYLCPQCGRTFGDPSSFRRHQRAHQGVKPYGCGDCGKAFRQPADLAVHRRTHTGERPWRCGDCGKAFVASWDLKRHRLTHSAERPWRCGDCGKGFGERAALGKHRRTHSGERPFACGRCGKGFGGVSGLRKHERTHGREEGGGGEGGNMADGNMAGVGGSNMADGNMAGVGGSNMADGNMVGVGGSNMADGNMAGVGGNNMAASTNMANANMAAIEKNNMADTNMAAIEKNDMADTNMAAIEKNNMADTNMAAVGGSNMAVGTNMAAIEKNNMAAGNNMAAIGGNNMAAIGKNNMAAGNNMADANMAAIEKNNMADSKMAAIGGNAVAIGGNNMAASNMADANMAATGENKMAAILEDKMADAIMSATNMAAMLENKMAETNMAAGNNMAAESKMASGPRPFSCPLCGRSFASGAGLRRHQRRHSPAPSSTV, translated from the exons ATGTCCTGCCCGGCCACGCCCAATGATGTCATCACTTCCGCTGGTGATGTCACTGCCCACCTGGGGCCTTCCCGTGATGCACCTGATGACGTCATCGCTGCCTCGAGCACACCCGGTGACGTCATCGCCCCCTCAAGCCCCGCCCACAGCTCACCTGGCGACGCCGCCGCCGCTCACCTGGAGCCTTCCCATGATACACCTGGAGGAGCCCCCAACCTCCCTGGCCACGCCCCTGGCTCACTTGGTGACGTCACCGACCCCTCAAGCTCCGCCCACAACTCCCCTGGAGCCAATCCTGGCTCACCTGGTGACGTCACCGACCCCTCAAACCCCTCCCACCGCTCAC CTGGTGACGTCACCGTTCCCTTGACCACACCTGGAGCCAATCCGGACTCACCTGGTGACGTCACCGCCCCCTCCAACCCACCTGGCCCCGCCCCTGGCACACCTGGTGACGTCACCACCCCTTCAAGCCCCGCCCACAGCTCACCTGGAGCTGCCTCTAACCCGCCCGGTGACGTCACCGCCCCCTCCAACCCCACCCAGGCCACACCTGGTGACATCACCGCCTcccctggccccgcccccgctGTCGCAGGCCCCTCCccccgggcggccccgcccTTCCCgtgccccagctgcccccgctCGTTCCCCTCCCCCGCCCGGCTGGCCGTGCACCTGCGCTCGCACACAGGTGAGCGCCCCCTCAcctgcccccagtgccccaagGCCTTCGCCGACCCCTCCGTGTTCCGCAAGCACCTGCGGGGCCACGCGGGGCTGCGGCCACACACCTGCGGCACCTGCCCCAAGGCCTACGCCGAGCGCAAGGACCTGCGCAACCACCTGAGGGCGCACACGG GTGAGCGGCCGTACCTGTGCgccgagtgcgggaagagcttcggCCGCTCCTCGTCGCTGTCGtgccaccagcgcatccacgcCGCCGCCAAACCCTTCCCGTGCCGCACCTGCGGCAAGGCCTTCACCCAGCTCTCCTCCTACCAGAGCCACCAGAGGGTGCACACAG GTGAGCGCCCCTACCTGTGCCCCCAGTGCGGCCGCACCTTCGGCGACCCCTCGAGCTTCCGGCGGCACCAGCGGGCGCACCAGGGCGTGAAGCCGTACGGCTGCGGCGACTGCGGCAAGGCCTTCCGGCAGCCGGCCGACCTGGCCGTGCACCGGCGCACCCACACCGGCGAGCGGCCCTGGCGCTGCGGCGACTGCGGCAAGGCCTTCGTGGCCTCCTGGGACCTCAAGCGGCACCGCCTGACGCACTCGGCCGAGCGGCCCTGGCGCTGCGGCGACTGCGGGAAAGGGTTCGGGGAGAGGGCGGCGCTGGGCAAGCACCGCCGGACGCACTCCGGGGAGAGGCCGTTCGCCTGCGGGAGGTGCGGGAAGGGCTTCGGGGGCGTGTCGGGGCTGAGGAAGCATGAGAGGACGcatgggagggaggaggggggTGGAGGTGAGGGGGGCAATATGGCCGACGGCAATATGGCGGGTGTTGGGGGCAGCAATATGGCTGACGGCAATATGGCGGGTGTTGGGGGCAGCAATATGGCCGACGGCAATATGGTGGGTGTTGGGGGCAGCAATATGGCTGACGGTAATATGGCAGGTGTTGGGGGGAACAATATGGCCGCCAGCACCAATATGGCGAATGCCAATATGGCTGCCATTGAGAAAAACAATATGGCTGACACCAATATGGCTGCCATTGAGAAAAACGACATGGCTGACACCAATATGGCTGCCATTGAGAAAAACAATATGGCCGACACCAATATGGCGGCTGTTGGGGGGAGCAATATGGCCGTTGGCACCAATATGGCTGCCATTGAGAAAAACAATATGGCTGCCGGTAACAATATGGCTGCCATTGGGGGAAACAACATGGCTGCCATTGGGAAAAACAATATGGCTGCCGGTAACAATATGGCCGATGCCAATATGGCTGCCATTGAGAAAAACAATATGGCTGACAGCAAAATGGCCGCCATTGGTGGAAATGCAGTTGCCATTGGAGGAAACAATATGGCCGCCTCCAATATGGCCGACGCCAATATGGCCGCCACTGGGGAGAACAAAATGGCCGCAATTCTGGAGGACAAAATGGCCGACGCAATTATGTCCGCCACCAACATGGCCGCCATGTTGGAAAACAAAATGGCCGAAACCAACATGGCCGCCGGAAACAACATGGCTGCCGAATCCAAGATGGCGTCGGGGCCCCGCCCCTTTTCCTGCCCACTCTGTGGGCGGAGCTTTGCCTCGGGGGCGGGGCTAAGGCGGCACCAGCGACGTCACAGCCCTGCCCCCTCCAGCACGGTGTAG
- the TACO1 gene encoding translational activator of cytochrome c oxidase 1 isoform X2 has protein sequence MAALGLRAPGLLPPLRAPLRGCLGPCRLPGSPGAVPVSVPVPVPVPVRAMAGHNRWSKVRNVKGPRDAERSRLLEKMARMLRAAAREGGPDPSLNPGLAAVVAQCRTLNVPKATIEGALRSVRERPAGGSQLLLTARGPGGSLVLLDVRTDNVRRSQAELRTLLQRHGAALTPDVHHAFEAVGVVRVSGRTLGLEAALDVAAVAGAQDVAEDEDELKFLCAPSALGSVRQHLAAAGLRPISATLEFRPRSALALPDGPRAAAERLLRALAEWPDAVRIVHNIQDVPAVTRGGHSAPATTRDHQ, from the exons ATGGCGGCGCTGGGGCTGCgagccccggggctgctcccgccGCTCCGGGCCCCTCTGCGGGGCTGCCTCGGCCCGTGCCGGCTCCCGGGGAGCCCCGGGGCGGTTCCGGTCTCGGTTCCGGTGCCGGTTCCGGTTCCGGTGCGGGCCATGGCCGGGCACAACCGCTGGTCCAAGGTGCGCAACGTGAAGGGGCCGCGGGACGCGGAGCGGAGCCGCCTCTTGGAGAAAATGGCGCGGATGCTGCGGGCGGCCGCCAGAG AGGGGGGCCCGGATCCGTCGCTGAACCCCGGCCTGGCGGCGGTGGTGGCGCAGTGCCGGACACTGAACGTGCCCAAAGCCACCATCGAGGGGGCCCTGCGGTCAGTGAGG GAGCGTCCGGCCGGGGGGTCGCAGCTGCTGCTGACCGCCCGGGGCCCGGGGGGGTCACTCGTGCTGCTGGACGTCCGAACCGACAACGTCCGGCGCAGCCAGGCCGAGCTGCGGACACTGCTGCAACGCCACGG GGCCGCGCTGACCCCTGATGTCCATCACGCCTTCGAGGCCGTGGGCGTGGTCCGAGTGTCCGGCCGGACGTTGGGCCTGGAGGCCGCGCTGGACGTGGCCGCAGTGGCCGGAGCCCAGGACGTGGCCGAGGACGAGGACGAGCTCAAG TTCCTGTGCGCCCCCTCGGCCCTGGGCAGTGTCCGGCAGCACCTGGCGGCCGCAGGGCTCCGGCCGATTTCGGCCACCCTGGAGTTCCGGCCGCGGTCAGCGCTGGCCCTGCCGGACGGTCCGAGGGCCGCGGCCGAGCGGCTGCTCCGGGCTCTGGCCGAGTGGCCGGACGCCGTCCGCATCGTCCACAACATCCAGGACGTCCCGGCGGTCACTCGGGGCGGTCACTCGGCTCCGGCCACAACGCGGGACCATCAATAA
- the LOC143691927 gene encoding uncharacterized protein LOC143691927 isoform X2 produces the protein MPPRPGPAERVRQRFRRLRRAARALVLENAALCDELARLEAKWTLARGQRRFLLGRLLGHRAGHSAAAGEAKRPRRARPGAGRGRGARGGPRDEQWSLAGKDDQWSLGGGKGGGSREEQWAAGSKSDQWSAGSKDDQWSAGSKNDQWSAGSKSDQWSTGSKSDQWSAAVKKEQWSPSSKGEQWSAGSKSDQWSAGPKSDQWSAGSKSDQWSSGPKSDQWSAGGRAGMKDEQWSASSKSDQWSAAVKQEQWSPDSKSDQWSAGPKDEQWSSGPKSDQWSAEVKIEQWSPSSKNDQWSAGPKSDQWSAEVKIEQWSPSSKNDQWSAGPKSDQWSAGPKSDQWSAEVKIEQWSPGSKNDQWSVGSKNDQWSSGPRPGPKDDQWSVGSRDDQWPSGRSRPGDDHRPDGAADRSARPEEDEEDEDDHDDHDDHEEDEEEEEDEEEEEEDEGSAPAFGYSGLFLGSPAGSDE, from the exons ATGCCCccgcggccgggcccggccgagCGCGTCCGGCAGCGTTTCCGGCGTCTGCGTCGCGCGGCGCGGGCGCTGGTGCTGGAGAACGCGGCGCTGTGCGACGAGCTGGCGCGGCTCGAGGCCAAGTGGACGCTGGCCAGGGGGCAGCGGCGATTCCTGCTCGGACGCCTGCTCGGACACCGCGCCGGACACTCGGCAGCGGCCGGAGAGGCCAAACGGCCGCGCAGGGCACGGCCGGGCGCCGGCAGGGGCAGGGGAGCAAGGGGAGGCCCGAGGGACGAGCAGTGGTCACTCGCGGGAAAGGATGACCAGTGGTCACTCGGCGGCGGCAAAGGGGGCGGCTCGAGGGAGGAGCAGTGGGCGGCGGGGTCCAAGAGTGACCAGTGGTCAGCAGGCTCGAAGGATGACCAGTGGTCAGCAGGGTCAAAGAATGACCAGTGGTCAGCAGGCTCGAAGAGTGACCAGTGGTCAACGGGGTCCAAGAGTGACCAGTGGTCAGCGGCGGTGAAGAAGGAGCAGTGGTCACCCAGCTCAAAGGGCGAGCAGTGGTCAGCGGGCTCAAAGAGTGACCAGTGGTCAGCAGGGCCAAAGAGTGACCAGTGGTCAGCAGGGTCAAAGAGTGACCAGTGGTCATCAGGGCCGAAGAGTGACCAGTGGTCAGCTGGAGGAAGAGCTGGCATGAAGGATGAGCAGTGGTCAGCGAGCTCCAAGAGTGACCAGTGGTCAGCAGCGGTCAAGCAAGAGCAGTGGTCACCGGACTCGAAGAGTGACCAGTGGTCAGCGGGGCCGAAAGATGAGCAGTGGTCATCCGGCCCCAAGAGTGACCAGTGGTCAGCGGAGGTGAAGATTGAGCAGTGGTCACCCAGCTCCAAGAATGACCAGTGGTCAGCAGGGCCAAAGAGTGACCAGTGGTCAGCGGAGGTGAAGATCGAGCAGTGGTCACCCAGCTCCAAGAATGACCAATGGTCAGCGGGGCCAAAGAGTGACCAGTGGTCAGCGGGGCCGAAGAGTGACCAGTGGTCAGCAGAG GTGAAGATCGAGCAGTGGTCACCCGGCTCCAAGAATGACCAGTGGTCAGTCGGCTCCAAGAATGACCAGTGGTCATCAGGACCAAGACCCGGCCCCAAGGATGACCAGTGGTCAGTCGGCTCAAGAGATGACCAATGGCCAAGCGGCCGCTCTCGGCCCGGGGATGACCACAGGCCGGACGGCGCCGCTGACCGCTCGGCGCGGCcggaggaggacgaggaggacgAGGATGACCACGATGACCACGATGACCacgaggaggacgaggaggaggaggaggacgaggaggaggaggaggaggacgaagGCTCCGCTCCGGCCTTTGGCTACTCCGGCCTCTTCCTGGGCAGCCCGGCCGGCTCGGACGAGTGA
- the LOC143691927 gene encoding uncharacterized protein LOC143691927 isoform X1, giving the protein MPPRPGPAERVRQRFRRLRRAARALVLENAALCDELARLEAKWTLARGQRRFLLGRLLGHRAGHSAAAGEAKRPRRARPGAGRGRGARGGPRDEQWSLAGKDDQWSLGGGKGGGSREEQWAAGSKSDQWSAGSKDDQWSAGSKNDQWSAGSKSDQWSTGSKSDQWSAAVKKEQWSPSSKGEQWSAGSKSDQWSAGPKSDQWSAGSKSDQWSSGPKSDQWSAGGRAGMKDEQWSASSKSDQWSAAVKQEQWSPDSKSDQWSAGPKDEQWSSGPKSDQWSAEVKIEQWSPSSKNDQWSAGPKSDQWSAEVKIEQWSPSSKNDQWSAGPKSDQWSAGPKSDQWSAEVKQEQWSPSSKSDQWSAEVKIEQWSPGSKNDQWSVGSKNDQWSSGPRPGPKDDQWSVGSRDDQWPSGRSRPGDDHRPDGAADRSARPEEDEEDEDDHDDHDDHEEDEEEEEDEEEEEEDEGSAPAFGYSGLFLGSPAGSDE; this is encoded by the coding sequence ATGCCCccgcggccgggcccggccgagCGCGTCCGGCAGCGTTTCCGGCGTCTGCGTCGCGCGGCGCGGGCGCTGGTGCTGGAGAACGCGGCGCTGTGCGACGAGCTGGCGCGGCTCGAGGCCAAGTGGACGCTGGCCAGGGGGCAGCGGCGATTCCTGCTCGGACGCCTGCTCGGACACCGCGCCGGACACTCGGCAGCGGCCGGAGAGGCCAAACGGCCGCGCAGGGCACGGCCGGGCGCCGGCAGGGGCAGGGGAGCAAGGGGAGGCCCGAGGGACGAGCAGTGGTCACTCGCGGGAAAGGATGACCAGTGGTCACTCGGCGGCGGCAAAGGGGGCGGCTCGAGGGAGGAGCAGTGGGCGGCGGGGTCCAAGAGTGACCAGTGGTCAGCAGGCTCGAAGGATGACCAGTGGTCAGCAGGGTCAAAGAATGACCAGTGGTCAGCAGGCTCGAAGAGTGACCAGTGGTCAACGGGGTCCAAGAGTGACCAGTGGTCAGCGGCGGTGAAGAAGGAGCAGTGGTCACCCAGCTCAAAGGGCGAGCAGTGGTCAGCGGGCTCAAAGAGTGACCAGTGGTCAGCAGGGCCAAAGAGTGACCAGTGGTCAGCAGGGTCAAAGAGTGACCAGTGGTCATCAGGGCCGAAGAGTGACCAGTGGTCAGCTGGAGGAAGAGCTGGCATGAAGGATGAGCAGTGGTCAGCGAGCTCCAAGAGTGACCAGTGGTCAGCAGCGGTCAAGCAAGAGCAGTGGTCACCGGACTCGAAGAGTGACCAGTGGTCAGCGGGGCCGAAAGATGAGCAGTGGTCATCCGGCCCCAAGAGTGACCAGTGGTCAGCGGAGGTGAAGATTGAGCAGTGGTCACCCAGCTCCAAGAATGACCAGTGGTCAGCAGGGCCAAAGAGTGACCAGTGGTCAGCGGAGGTGAAGATCGAGCAGTGGTCACCCAGCTCCAAGAATGACCAATGGTCAGCGGGGCCAAAGAGTGACCAGTGGTCAGCGGGGCCGAAGAGTGACCAGTGGTCAGCAGAGGTCAAGCAGGAGCAGTGGTCACCCAGCTCCAAGAGTGACCAGTGGTCAGCGGAGGTGAAGATCGAGCAGTGGTCACCCGGCTCCAAGAATGACCAGTGGTCAGTCGGCTCCAAGAATGACCAGTGGTCATCAGGACCAAGACCCGGCCCCAAGGATGACCAGTGGTCAGTCGGCTCAAGAGATGACCAATGGCCAAGCGGCCGCTCTCGGCCCGGGGATGACCACAGGCCGGACGGCGCCGCTGACCGCTCGGCGCGGCcggaggaggacgaggaggacgAGGATGACCACGATGACCACGATGACCacgaggaggacgaggaggaggaggaggacgaggaggaggaggaggaggacgaagGCTCCGCTCCGGCCTTTGGCTACTCCGGCCTCTTCCTGGGCAGCCCGGCCGGCTCGGACGAGTGA